Within the Glycine soja cultivar W05 chromosome 3, ASM419377v2, whole genome shotgun sequence genome, the region GGGTAAGGCCAAGAACTTCACCACGCGAGGCTGTATGAAGTTGTAGGTATTACCACTGTCAATGAGTATCGTGAGGCGAGTTTGTTGGAGGAAATCGTAGAGACAAAAGGTGTTAGAGGTGGATAACCCAGAAATGGCATTGAGGATGATATGTGGAAGGGGTTGAAACAAGGAGGTTGGTAAGTTAGGGTCTGGTGGTTGTGGCCCAGGGTGTCGGGTGGGTCAACGGGTTCGTTGGAATCCGCGATTAGAAGAAATATGCGACCTTGGCATTTATGGGTGGAACTCCATTTTTCGTCCCAATTATAGTAGAATCCTTTCTCATGTTGTAGGGCCATTTCCTCTGGTGTGGCAAACGAAGGTGTGGGAAGGATTGGGGTTGGTGACTGGGGAAAATGATGGGTTAGTGTGGTGGCTGGGTGGTGGTTTATACGTCCTACGGCGGTCCAATATTTTGCCTTCTTGCAATTTCACTAAGGCTGTAGTTTGGGGAAGCAAAATGGGCTGCAGGGCTTGGACCTCGCAGTGGATCTCTGGAGAGAGGCTGAAGATGAAGCAACTAAGGGGGAATGAGGGAGGAAGCCCGATTATGTGGTTGGCTAGGCGCTCAAATTCAGTCAAATAATCATTGACTGAGCCACATTGAGAGAGCTTGAATAAAGCTCCCTTTGGATCATCGTAGTATGTCGGGGCGAACCGTGTCTCCAGAGCCTAAAGGAATGCCGGCCAGGAGGTGATAAAACCGTTCCGGTAGGACCATTGGAACCAGTTTAGGGTCGGACCATCCATATAGAATGATGTGACGGTGATACGCTCCTCTTCCGGGGTACCGTAAAACTCAAAAAACTGAGAGATCTTAAAGATCCATCCCAGTGGGTCGTGGTCGTCGAATCACAGGACATCGAGTTTGATGGGACGGCGAAGGAGGAATGGGGTGATGGGTTGGTGTTGGGGGCACTGCAGGGGGTTGTTAAGGTGGTCTAAGAGAATTTCGACCTTAGAGGCAAGGTCTGAGTGTCTGGAGGGTAGTGATTCATGGTGAAGTGTTAGGCGGGATAGCGCGTCCTCGAGTCTATCGGTGGTGGTTTTACACGTGCCATGGTCGGCCATGGCAGGTCGGACCAAGATGATAGGAGCAGAGGGGAAATTAGCAGGAAAAGGCCTTGAATTCGAGGATTAGGAGCCTCCTACTGCAAAGGTAAGGACTGAAATTCATGTTCTGTGTTTATTTCATCACCAAAATGCTGCTTATATAAGCCTGGGTAGTGATCATTCTTACTACAAAAATCCAATACTAACCGAATTTCTGCTACTAACAATATTCCTTTTAACAGATTTTGACATTTAGCTAAACAGAACAACTATATTCCTATATTCTTGATAATTGTCACCCCTGAGTGCTATTCACAGTCTGTAAGATATGCAGGTCGATTTGCACTTCTCTTGGGCCTTTCTTCTTGGGCCTTTGTTGCAGCAAAGTCATCTTGGTTGGTTTCGTGTATGCTGGCTTGTTGATTGCTATCATCCTCTCACGATTTCATGGAGGATATTGTTGTTCAACTGAGACTACTTCTATTTTCAGTCACGTTGAGTGGGATAGGCTAGACTCTTGATCATGGGAACAGAATAAAAATAGTTCTTTAACGGTGTTATCTGCTTATTCATTCATTCGTGCTGGGGTGAATGCTTCATAATCAGATACATCCAACACAGTTATATTCTCAGAAGGAAGCAgatgaaaaaaattcagaagTATTAATTATTTGGCATGCGACATGCTGTGGGTTCACAGAAACaatgttattttcaaaaatggTATTCCAAATGTTCCTATAGTGTCGTTTTTCACGCTAAGAGTTTGTAATGGTCTTGGTTCAGGTATAAGGGAGGGACCTTGCTCAAGTGGGATTTTGTTTGCAAACTGGTGTTCCAATCTGTTGGAGTGCACATTACAATCTGGATAATTCTGGTTTTGATTGTATTTTTGCTCCTATACAAAGAGCtttaatttgcatttttttgCGTGCTTTAATTGTAATTTTCGTTCTGGTGTGGTCACACTTCATGGCCAATAACCtttaataaaattctttttgctgttaaaaaaaattaaattttacaaaaacagCTTGTAAGAAGATGAGAGTTGTTCCTCCTCTTATAAACTTTCATTTGATTGTAAGTTGATGTGATATCTCTAACAAAATGAGTGttttatatatcataaaaaaactcATGGTCCAAATAAATTGTACCTTTTTAGAATCAATACAAAAggaatttgaaaacaaacaatTTATGGCAAAGAATTCATAACATTACatgtataaataataaattcttaaTTATGCACCACTCAAGAATTATTCTGTATGTATAATGCATACTTATTGCAGAACCTTTGCATTGAATTAGTTCACATTCCTGCAGTTAACCCGAATTTCACCTTGATTCCCAGTGAGGGGCTGAATATTTCCCATCTTAATCATCGAGTTCGCAAAGTCCTCATAGAAATCTTCGGTATCGTCGCTGTACTCTTTGACCAGTTCATCAGTAGAACCACCATTGAAGAGTTCTTGATCAGAGTGAAGAAGCCCTTTCTTTTGAACCAAATTAGAGTAATAGTTTATGTCAAATTTAGCTGCTGTTGAGTCCAAAGGAGAAAGGTTGGAGTCACCACCGTTTGTAGGGCAAATGTATTTAAGTTGTTGTGCAAAGTTGGGATCGATGTTGGAGTCATTGTAGATATGATCCTTAAATGTAACACAACGTGCAAACCCAATGCTGTGGCCTCCAGAAAGAACAACAAGGTCCTTCTCATCAAGACCATGGTTCTTGAAGTTGGTGATGAGTTCAGATAGGCTGAAAAATGGTGCTGGAATGCTTGCATCTGCTGCTTCACGACTTGCTGTAGTAGAGTCTCTTCTACCAAGTCTCACCTTCCATGATGGCCCACCTAACTGCGTAGAGCATGCAAATAATTAATTCTTGTTCACAACTaagttcattaattttttatataaagacaaCAGTATAGTGTTGTTCAGCTAGAATATTTAGTATTAATTTATACGAATTTTGAGGAAGTGAAATTgtatttaaacaattttttacataaaggattttgaataataaagagaaagaaaataagaaataagggacatataataaaataatttatgtaatagaAAACACAGATTATATGGTCTAAAGTGTTGTAAAAATTCGTTATACAGATAAATATAACTCTTTGAAAATTAACTAATCAACATAATTTTGTATGTTCTCAAATTTCGTTGTAATATGGCCATCACACTTGCTCTGAACGTTACATATTTATGGGTGGGTTCAGAATCCTCCGgtttatttttatactattcGAACAGAGTCAGTGACTCCCTAGACAATTAATAAAGTTTATACTACTTTTTAGTAATATACATTTATTTGACTTTTATATAGTCAAAGTTCTACAAAAATTGCATTGTATAATCTTATGATCTCTGGTAAATTTGACATcgtgatta harbors:
- the LOC114405992 gene encoding cationic peroxidase 1-like, producing the protein MASRGYFFVVLHALVFASIATSAFSQLSPNYYDYSCPKALSTIKSVVEASVLKERRMGASLLRLHFHDCFVNGCDGSILLDSTSSIDSEKNAAANSQSARGFEVVDDIKKAVDEACGKPVVSCADILAVAARDSVVALGGPSWKVRLGRRDSTTASREAADASIPAPFFSLSELITNFKNHGLDEKDLVVLSGGHSIGFARCVTFKDHIYNDSNIDPNFAQQLKYICPTNGGDSNLSPLDSTAAKFDINYYSNLVQKKGLLHSDQELFNGGSTDELVKEYSDDTEDFYEDFANSMIKMGNIQPLTGNQGEIRVNCRNVN